In Rubrivirga marina, the following are encoded in one genomic region:
- a CDS encoding AAA family ATPase: MPDAPDTPPDPACLDGSPERSRRAEVEEAAPTSDSAPDPFAPTADLAPVEAAVDALRTQIGCVVVGQHGLIDELVACLLAGGHALIEGVPGVAKTLTARLLAKASGLDYARIQFTPDLMPADVLGTSVFSPATRTFEFHPGPIFAQLVLIDEINRAPAKTQAALFETMEERQATVDGTTHKLPDPFMVVATQNPIEHEGTYRLPEAQLDRFLFKVVVEYPSQEEEVEMLTRFQGFGGVMDEEQVEVVLDADALREARAAVRGVRVELPVLTYAAAIVAATRRHPSLSLGASPRATLALVRGGKAVAAMSGRDFATPDDLRTIVAPVLRHRVLLTAEREIEGVRPETVLRRIVEEIEVPR; this comes from the coding sequence ATGCCCGACGCTCCCGACACGCCGCCCGACCCCGCCTGCCTCGACGGCTCTCCTGAGCGAAGCCGAAGGGCCGAGGTGGAGGAGGCCGCGCCGACATCCGATTCTGCGCCGGACCCGTTCGCCCCAACGGCCGACCTCGCGCCGGTCGAGGCCGCCGTCGACGCGCTCCGCACCCAGATCGGCTGCGTCGTCGTGGGCCAGCACGGGCTGATCGACGAGCTCGTGGCGTGCCTCCTCGCGGGCGGCCACGCGCTCATCGAGGGCGTCCCGGGCGTCGCCAAGACGCTCACGGCGCGGCTGCTGGCGAAGGCCTCGGGGCTCGACTACGCGCGGATCCAGTTCACCCCCGACCTCATGCCGGCCGACGTCCTCGGCACGAGCGTGTTCTCGCCGGCCACGCGGACCTTCGAGTTCCACCCGGGCCCCATCTTCGCCCAGCTCGTCCTGATCGACGAGATCAACCGGGCGCCCGCCAAGACGCAGGCGGCCCTGTTCGAGACGATGGAGGAGCGTCAGGCGACCGTCGACGGCACGACGCACAAGCTGCCGGACCCGTTCATGGTCGTCGCCACGCAGAACCCGATCGAGCACGAGGGGACGTACCGGCTCCCGGAGGCCCAACTCGACCGGTTCCTGTTCAAGGTCGTGGTCGAGTACCCGTCGCAGGAGGAGGAGGTCGAGATGCTGACGCGGTTCCAGGGCTTCGGCGGCGTGATGGACGAGGAGCAGGTCGAGGTCGTCCTCGACGCCGACGCGCTCCGCGAGGCGCGAGCAGCGGTCCGCGGCGTCCGCGTCGAGCTTCCCGTGCTCACCTACGCAGCAGCGATCGTGGCGGCGACGCGGCGGCACCCGTCGCTGTCGCTCGGTGCCAGCCCCCGCGCGACGCTGGCGCTCGTCCGTGGCGGGAAGGCCGTCGCCGCCATGTCGGGCCGCGACTTCGCCACGCCCGACGACCTCCGCACGATCGTGGCGCCGGTGCTTCGGCACCGCGTCCTCTTGACGGCCGAGCGTGAGATCGAGGGCGTTCGTCCCGAGACGGTCCTCCGGCGGATCGTCGAGGAGATCGAGGTGCCGAGGTAA
- a CDS encoding DUF4350 domain-containing protein, with amino-acid sequence MSVRGYLLLVGVMILALIAVEMARPKPLDLRVRLEREGDAPFDAEVFYESLPAWLGQPVEPVAVPAFELFADTTLRGRTYLVLAQSVAPDAAEAERVLDFVARGNTLALLTHGLSGPLADALMVPDTTEAEEGVLADGDLGVYEEPEAIMVDPVFGGVEAFGARAEFNPDTLTLVPPGVAGDYAFPIDVQLAEIVGLDPARTEVLGHAVWPWEETERMVTLVRVRHGRGEVLISSTPLAVSNAALTGAGDGPAYAAALVASLPDQPVLWDDYLKPYQEHAATPLRYVLQTPALRGAYVVLLLAGVLYLAFRGRRWQRAVPVVAPPPNAQREFARTVGRLRFVHRDDRALARRMERVVLDRLRTELRITEPALDDDTARLAAARAGVPEDEAQQLFGALRRARQRPDAHDLVRLDARVARFFRHV; translated from the coding sequence ATGAGCGTCCGCGGCTACCTCCTCCTCGTGGGCGTGATGATCCTCGCCCTGATCGCCGTCGAGATGGCACGGCCGAAGCCGCTCGACCTCCGCGTGCGGCTGGAGCGGGAGGGCGACGCCCCCTTCGACGCCGAGGTGTTTTACGAATCGCTCCCCGCGTGGCTCGGCCAGCCCGTCGAACCCGTCGCCGTCCCGGCCTTCGAGCTGTTCGCCGACACGACGCTCCGCGGCCGGACGTACCTCGTCCTCGCCCAGTCGGTCGCGCCCGACGCGGCCGAGGCCGAGCGGGTCCTCGACTTCGTGGCGCGCGGCAACACGCTCGCCCTCCTCACGCACGGCCTGAGCGGCCCGCTCGCCGACGCGCTCATGGTCCCCGACACGACCGAGGCGGAGGAGGGCGTCCTGGCGGACGGCGACCTGGGCGTCTACGAGGAGCCGGAGGCCATCATGGTGGATCCGGTGTTCGGCGGGGTGGAGGCCTTCGGAGCGCGGGCGGAGTTCAATCCCGACACGCTCACGCTGGTACCGCCCGGGGTCGCGGGCGACTACGCGTTCCCGATCGACGTGCAGCTAGCCGAAATCGTCGGCCTCGACCCGGCACGGACGGAGGTGCTGGGTCACGCCGTCTGGCCGTGGGAGGAGACCGAGCGGATGGTGACGCTCGTGCGCGTCCGCCACGGGCGGGGCGAGGTGCTGATCTCGTCGACCCCGCTGGCCGTCTCGAACGCCGCGCTCACGGGCGCCGGCGACGGCCCGGCCTACGCCGCCGCCCTCGTCGCCTCGCTCCCGGATCAGCCCGTCCTGTGGGACGACTACCTCAAGCCGTACCAAGAGCACGCCGCGACGCCGCTCCGCTACGTCCTCCAGACGCCCGCGCTCCGCGGCGCCTACGTCGTCTTGCTGCTGGCGGGCGTGCTGTACCTCGCCTTCCGCGGGCGCCGATGGCAGCGGGCCGTCCCCGTCGTGGCGCCCCCCCCGAACGCGCAGCGCGAGTTCGCGCGGACCGTCGGCCGCCTCCGGTTCGTCCACCGCGACGACCGGGCCCTCGCGCGGCGGATGGAGCGCGTCGTGCTCGACCGGCTCCGCACGGAGCTCCGCATCACGGAGCCCGCGCTCGACGACGACACCGCCCGCCTCGCCGCCGCCCGCGCCGGCGTGCCCGAGGACGAGGCCCAGCAACTCTTCGGCGCGCTCCGTCGCGCCCGCCAGCGGCCCGACGCCCACGACCTCGTCCGCCTCGACGCCCGCGTCGCCCGTTTCTTCCGCCACGTCTAG
- a CDS encoding DUF4129 domain-containing protein: protein MRALVFALLAVAAVAQEAPPPAPPATPPPPPAPPPTEVLPADRLPPEDPADVYGAPLATDTLVPAPAPATLGAYRADPDFQYDTPQAEGPSLWEQFLRWLRRTLWDPVYENTTPDVRRYVLIGLAVLVVGWAVARLLRVEGGGVFARRSDAGGGVGPLLDAEDIAEVDLATRLREALDAGEHREAIRVRYLLLLQALDAAGAIAWRRDKTNRQYVAEVRAARPDRAATFARATRVFDAVWYGERPVPPALHAELAPLFDEAAPAPPASVPA, encoded by the coding sequence GTGAGAGCGCTCGTCTTCGCGTTGCTCGCGGTCGCGGCCGTCGCCCAGGAGGCGCCCCCGCCAGCGCCCCCCGCGACCCCGCCGCCACCGCCCGCTCCGCCGCCAACGGAGGTCCTCCCGGCCGATCGCCTCCCACCGGAGGACCCGGCCGACGTCTACGGCGCCCCTCTCGCCACCGACACGCTCGTCCCCGCGCCGGCCCCGGCCACGCTCGGTGCCTACCGCGCCGACCCGGACTTCCAGTACGACACCCCACAGGCCGAGGGCCCATCGCTGTGGGAGCAGTTCCTGCGCTGGCTCCGGCGGACCCTCTGGGATCCGGTCTACGAGAACACGACGCCCGACGTGCGCCGCTACGTGCTGATCGGGCTCGCCGTGCTCGTCGTCGGCTGGGCCGTGGCTCGGTTGCTCCGGGTCGAAGGCGGGGGCGTATTCGCCCGCCGCTCCGACGCGGGAGGCGGCGTCGGCCCGCTCCTCGACGCCGAGGACATCGCCGAGGTGGACCTGGCTACGCGCCTCCGCGAGGCGCTCGATGCGGGAGAGCACCGCGAGGCGATCCGCGTGCGCTACCTCCTCCTGCTCCAGGCGCTCGACGCGGCCGGGGCGATCGCGTGGCGCCGCGACAAGACGAACCGCCAGTACGTCGCCGAGGTCCGCGCCGCCCGCCCCGACCGCGCCGCGACCTTTGCCCGCGCCACGCGCGTGTTCGACGCCGTGTGGTACGGGGAGCGGCCCGTCCCGCCGGCGCTCCACGCCGAGCTGGCCCCGCTCTTCGACGAGGCCGCCCCGGCCCCGCCCGCCTCGGTGCCCGCATGA